One Fuerstiella marisgermanici DNA window includes the following coding sequences:
- a CDS encoding DUF1501 domain-containing protein produces the protein MNMNIENQTTHESARRHFLASSAMSVSSVALAWMFNNERANADFKKPIEQPVFDATPKTPKSEPSAKAMISLWMQGGPSHHDMFDPKPGMAKYDGKEFPGDIKYDNAAQASSKVFASPWKFAPRGECGMELSELIPHTATVADDICLIRSTKTGVNNHGQSIRALQTGRIVAGRPALGSWLTYGLGCEADNLPAFLALIDPGQLPVLGVENWSNGWLPSIYQGTVVRPTEPRILDLTPPPHLKGKAQKRALEFLEQLNERHIADRPGQLDLQARIASYQLAAKMQTAATEALDLSGETKATQQMYGIHEKPTAEYGSRCLIARRLIERGVRFVQVYTANQLWDSHGSILGRLPAACQKVDKPSAALVKDLKQRGLLDSTVVHWGGEMGRLPVVQNDAGRAKIGRDHNTHGFSMWVAGGGFKAGHVHGSTDEWGHKAVEDVVNHFDYHATLLHLFGLDHKELIFRRSNRDQTLTDGQPGKVVQGLLA, from the coding sequence AAGTTCTGTTGCTCTGGCATGGATGTTCAACAACGAACGCGCGAACGCTGATTTTAAGAAGCCGATTGAGCAACCCGTCTTCGATGCCACACCGAAGACACCGAAGAGCGAACCGTCAGCAAAGGCAATGATTTCGCTATGGATGCAGGGCGGCCCAAGTCATCATGACATGTTCGACCCCAAGCCGGGTATGGCGAAGTACGACGGCAAAGAATTCCCCGGCGACATCAAATATGACAACGCAGCTCAGGCCAGTTCCAAAGTCTTCGCATCACCATGGAAGTTTGCACCGCGTGGCGAATGTGGTATGGAACTGTCGGAACTGATTCCTCACACGGCAACGGTCGCCGACGACATTTGTCTGATCCGATCGACGAAGACCGGCGTCAACAATCATGGCCAGTCGATCCGAGCTCTACAAACCGGTCGCATTGTAGCTGGCCGGCCTGCTCTGGGCAGTTGGCTGACCTATGGCCTTGGCTGTGAAGCCGATAACCTGCCCGCGTTTTTGGCGCTAATTGATCCGGGGCAATTGCCGGTGCTTGGCGTGGAAAACTGGTCCAACGGCTGGCTCCCTTCCATCTATCAGGGAACCGTTGTCCGCCCGACAGAGCCACGCATTTTGGACCTCACACCGCCGCCGCACTTGAAGGGCAAGGCTCAAAAACGAGCTCTCGAATTCCTTGAGCAACTCAACGAACGGCACATCGCGGACCGACCGGGACAGCTTGACCTTCAGGCACGAATCGCCAGCTATCAGCTCGCCGCAAAGATGCAGACGGCCGCGACCGAGGCGCTGGACCTGAGCGGCGAGACCAAGGCGACTCAGCAAATGTACGGCATCCACGAGAAGCCGACCGCGGAATATGGCAGCCGCTGTTTGATCGCTCGCCGTTTAATCGAACGCGGCGTCCGCTTTGTGCAGGTCTACACGGCAAACCAGCTGTGGGACAGCCACGGCAGCATTCTGGGCCGCCTACCTGCGGCCTGTCAAAAGGTCGACAAACCGTCCGCCGCGCTGGTGAAGGACCTCAAACAACGCGGACTGCTGGATTCTACCGTCGTCCACTGGGGCGGCGAAATGGGGCGTCTGCCCGTTGTGCAGAACGACGCGGGCCGCGCGAAGATCGGTCGCGACCATAATACTCACGGCTTCAGCATGTGGGTGGCTGGCGGCGGCTTCAAAGCCGGTCACGTCCACGGCAGCACGGACGAATGGGGCCACAAGGCGGTCGAAGATGTCGTCAATCACTTCGACTACCACGCGACACTGCTTCACCTGTTTGGGCTGGATCATAAAGAACTGATCTTCCGCCGCAGCAACCGCGATCAGACGCTGACAGATGGTCAGCCGGGCAAAGTTGTTCAGGGATTACTGGCGTAA